From one Artemia franciscana unplaced genomic scaffold, ASM3288406v1 PGA_scaffold_30, whole genome shotgun sequence genomic stretch:
- the LOC136041567 gene encoding glucose dehydrogenase [FAD, quinone]-like, translating to MKALEKGASNPGLDYEKYYEPLTFKETISIAVILLRPRSNGYIRLRSADPHDKPLIYPNYLVDEQDSKVLVDGVKIAIAVGATDVFAKFGTKFYAQPFPGCEHLPLWTDDYIACCNRHYSATIYHPVGTCKMGPIWDKTAVVDPQLRVYGINGLRVIDASIMPTIPSGNTNAPTIMVAEKGSDLIKGYWLALEGSVKKEKLKKKIVKV from the exons ATGAAGGCCCTTGAAAAAGGAGCCAGCAATCCTGGTTTGGACTATGAG AAATACTACGAACCACTCACATTCAAAGAAACGATCTCCATTGCTGTAATTTTATTACGCCCCCGTTCGAACGGTTATATCCGACTTCGTTCAGCAGATCCACACGACAAACCATTGATATATCCAAATTATCTGGTTGACGAACAAGATTCAAAAGTTCTTGTAGATGGTGTTAAGATCGCAATAGCGGTTGGCGCGACCGAT GTGTTTGCAAAgtttggaacaaaattctacGCCCAACCATTTCCCGGATGTGAACATCTACCCCTTTGGACCGATGACTACATAGCCTGCTGCAACCGTCACTACTCTGCAACAATCTACCATCCAGTTGGTACATGCAAAATGGGACCCATTTGGGATAAAACTGCGGTTGTAGATCCACAGCTCAGGGTCTACGGTATCAATGGCTTAAGAGTGATTGATGCATCAATTATGCCGACTATTCCAAGTGGTAATACAAATGCACCAACTATAATGGTAGCAGAAAAAGGATCAGACCTTATTAAGGGATATTGGCTTGCACTCGAAGGGTCGgtcaagaaagaaaaattaaaaaagaaaattgtaaaagtcTGA